The Syntrophorhabdaceae bacterium genome includes the window AAGAGACCTTCTTTCCGGTAGAACTCGATAAGGGGCGCCGTCTTCTCATTGTATGTCTCAAGACGCTTGGTGATGGCCTCTTCAGTTTCATCCGCGCGCTGCACCGCCGGGGCGCCGCATTTGACACATGTCCCGTCCGCCTTGGGCGGCTTGCTCTTAATATTATAGATTTCCTGGCAGTCAGGATTGGAGCATGTCCTCCTCGTTGTCAGCCTGTCGAGAATGACCTCTTTGGGCACGTCGATATTCACGACCAGGTCCAGTTTGATATTCAACTTCTGGAGAAGCTTCTTTAACGCCTCTGCCTGAGGTATGGTCCTCGGAAACCCATCGAGAAGAAACCCTTTGGCGCAATCAGGCTCTTTAAGTCGCACTTCCATAATGTCCATGATGAGTTTATCAGGAACGAGTTCACCTCGCTCCATATAACCTTTGGCCTCTTTGCCAAGGTCGCTTCCCGCTTGGACGGCGTTTCTTAAGATATCTCCTGTTGAAATCTGCACTGATCCGTCATAATCGGTGAGCATCTTTGCTATGGTACCCTTTCCAGCGCCCGGCGCACCTAACAGAACTATTCTCATTACACATCCTCCTTAATATATTCGATTTTACTAAACAGAATAACCGTTTGTAATCTTATTGCGTAATCTATTTGGCGGTCTTCTTCTCCTGTTTCTCTTTTCTCTTTTCTTTCAATGTCTTCTGCGGGGCCTTCTTGCTCTCTTTCTTTTGCTTGTTTTTTTCAGCCATGGTAACCCTCCCTGTGGTGGATTTTTTTGAGTTTATCAGAAAAATCGCCAAAAATCATTGGGAAAAATGGTGAAGCGCCTTTGGATTGAGAAGAAAGGCGGCAAAGCGGGCTTTTCTGCTTGACTGGCAGAGGATTGTACGGTAGCGTATTAGGACGTCAGATCGTTCAAGGTCCTCTATGAAGAAGGATTACTATCTATATATAGGCCGTAACGAGAAGCAGTTCTTCGCGCTGCCTCAGGCATGGTTTGTCTCGCATTTCGTCGAAGACGAGCAAGAGGCGCCCGTACCCTCCATCGGCGAGATGACACTGGATGCCATTACACAACCTTTAGGAACCGCTCCCTTCCGGGACCTCGTAGGCGGCGCCAATCGTATTGCAGTCGTTGTGGATGACGCAACCCGGCCCACGCCGGTAGCCGAGGTTCTCGATGCGCTGCTCGCCTACATAGCAGACGCCGGTTTTCCACGGGAAAATGTCACCGTGGTTGTAGCACTCGGCACCCACGAGGTCATGAGTGCGGATGCTCTGGCACGGCGGGTGGGCGAGCATGTTCTCAGTCGATACAAAGTGGTCCAGCACAACGCATGGGGAGACGATCTCGTCCCCGTCCACGTTCCCAACCATGAGAGGTCGGTGAAGATCAATCGAGAGGTGGCGGGCGCCGACCTCAAGGTTGCCATCAGCTCCATACTGCCCCATCCCATGGCAGGTTACGGAGGTGGCCCCAAAAGCATGATGCCCGGTATCTGTGATTACGAATTTATCCGGGACCACCACATGAAACATTTAATCAATCCTCGCTCCGTCGCCGGGGCGACAAAAGGGAACCCTTTCCATGAGAACTGCATGCTCGTGGCCCGCACAATCGGGCTCAATTTTTCCATAAACTGCCTGTATAATCCGAAGGGACAGGTCATACGTATCGTGGCGGGCAGCCTGGATGCGGCCTTTGCAGAGGCCGTACAGTTCTGTCTCAAAAAACTCGGCTACAGGTTCGAAGAAAAGGTCGATGTGACGATCACGTCCTCCTACCCGCATACGCATGGACACCAGCTCTTCAAAGGCCTAAGCGCGCCCGATGCGGTGACCAAAGAAACAGGGGCCATTCTGCTTCTCGCACCCATTGTCGCGCCCATCAACGCCGAATTCATCAGATCCTTTGAGGTGATAAAAGAGAGGTCATG containing:
- a CDS encoding adenylate kinase translates to MRIVLLGAPGAGKGTIAKMLTDYDGSVQISTGDILRNAVQAGSDLGKEAKGYMERGELVPDKLIMDIMEVRLKEPDCAKGFLLDGFPRTIPQAEALKKLLQKLNIKLDLVVNIDVPKEVILDRLTTRRTCSNPDCQEIYNIKSKPPKADGTCVKCGAPAVQRADETEEAITKRLETYNEKTAPLIEFYRKEGL
- a CDS encoding lactate racemase domain-containing protein; the encoded protein is MKKDYYLYIGRNEKQFFALPQAWFVSHFVEDEQEAPVPSIGEMTLDAITQPLGTAPFRDLVGGANRIAVVVDDATRPTPVAEVLDALLAYIADAGFPRENVTVVVALGTHEVMSADALARRVGEHVLSRYKVVQHNAWGDDLVPVHVPNHERSVKINREVAGADLKVAISSILPHPMAGYGGGPKSMMPGICDYEFIRDHHMKHLINPRSVAGATKGNPFHENCMLVARTIGLNFSINCLYNPKGQVIRIVAGSLDAAFAEAVQFCLKKLGYRFEEKVDVTITSSYPHTHGHQLFKGLSAPDAVTKETGAILLLAPIVAPINAEFIRSFEVIKERSCNNSAAYIREHLLKGKAYLPDKSIDFNMAMSTPFLRPQIRVILVSPHVSRQQAEIMGMEYADSIEQGLERLKTAYPQAKVAIFPSGGLIIPIVTWQQ